In Nitrospirota bacterium, the DNA window AAAGGATTTACCCTTATAGAGCTGGTAATGATAATCGTGATTATCGGTATCTTAGCTGCTGTGGCAATACCCAGGTATATAGACCTACAGGCTGATGCTCAGGCTGCAAATAACATCGCTTACGTAGGAGCATTGCGGAGCGCCATTGCCATGCGTTTTGGAGAACAGCTTCTGCGGCCCGGGTCAACGCCCGACGTAATCGGGAGTACCGCGATTGAAGCCCCTGCAACAGCCGCAAATATACAAGCGCTGGTTGCAACCGCTATACCTTCGACTCTCGTGGCAACTGCAGGTGCTTGCGGAACTGGTCTGTGGACTGGGTTACAACCCAGCGTCG includes these proteins:
- a CDS encoding prepilin-type N-terminal cleavage/methylation domain-containing protein translates to KGFTLIELVMIIVIIGILAAVAIPRYIDLQADAQAANNIAYVGALRSAIAMRFGEQLLRPGSTPDVIGSTAIEAPATAANIQALVATAIPSTLVATAGACGTGLWTGLQPSVGGAAPASGTWTLTCGATANDPISISGP